The following nucleotide sequence is from Salvia miltiorrhiza cultivar Shanhuang (shh) chromosome 7, IMPLAD_Smil_shh, whole genome shotgun sequence.
acaacggacTCGTCGATGGTATACACTATGTTGGTGGGGCTACAGAGGTCCTTCCCCTCGTCAACGAAACTATTGAGAGCCTGATGTGCAGCGTCAACAATATTATGAGGACGCATTCGTTGAGCTCGAGCtaccaattgtattatttggcgaccaatctaTTTGGTAGGGAGATGAAATGTGGCTTGGCCACAGACGATGACGTGGAAGCCTTGTTGGCAACTGCCGActatcccatggtgtacgttgagcactACAACGGTCCGATTGTAGAAGAAGCCTACATCCCTACTTTTAATTTTGCTGAACCTTCGGGACACGTAGATGAAGCACAATGCAGTCAGTATGAGACGCCGTATTATCATCATACGTCGTTTCATGGTGCCCAGAGCTCGCCTCCACGACAATATTTTACATGGGATGGACAACCGCTAGACGAATCTGCATGGAATCAAACCGAAAGGCTTAATGAAGTATGTGGGAGATTGAACGATGTGCGGACAGATGATGAACCTGAGCACGAAGCTGAAGGCTCGGTTGCATCAGGAGACGATGATGATTCTGATGACGAAGAATTTGACCCTGCACTCGAGGTGGGCACTGCTTCTGatgcctctgaggatttattagacgacGATCTAATTGATTTCACGGAGACCGAGCGAGTaggttggatccgacaaagtacaACACGTGACGGAGATCCGACAGCCGAGACCGGTgatctaactaattggttagttcccttgattccagtggacgcctCGGCTTCGCTggttgctcgcgagagtgaccCTTCTAGAGTTGATGATCTGCAGAAGAATTCTTTTTACAACAGCAAAGACGACCTGATCATTGCTGTTGGTTTGTGGAACATGAAGCGAGGCACTGAGACAAAAGTTGTCCGCTCAGATCCGGGACGAGTCTATTTCTCGTGCAAGCACTCTGACAACTGCAATTTCGATCTTCGTGCGTCTGTTCACGGCCGAGGGATGTGGAGAGTGCATAAGTTGAAAGAGCATTCATGCGAAGGGGACTTGCGCACAGCTAAAAAAATCAAGGCGCACTCGAAGGTGGTGGCAGCGTTTGTGGCAAACAGAATACGCGATGATggagaggtcattaagccgaaatcCATCATGGCTGAGTTAGTACGCGATTTcggcatcaaaatcaaatatgatgtcgcgctgcgtgcaagaaatctcgGGATGGATATGATATACGGTCGAGTTGATGATTCGTTCCTCCTGCTCCCAAGATATCTGTATGCCCTGAAGGAAGCGAATCCTGGCACCTTATATGATTTGGACGTAGATGTAGACTGCCGGTTCAAACATTTGTTTGTTGCTCTGTGGGCTTCCATCTCACCTTTCTACTTTCACCTTCGACCAGTGATTGTGGTTGACGGCACACACCTGAAGGGCAAAAATAGTGGCATTTTGTTTGTCGTCGTGACAAAAGACGGAAACGAGGCAGTTTTTCCCTTGGCGATCGGTGTCGgtccgatcgagaatgatgagtcgTGGAAGTGGTTTATGTCACATCTGAGAGGTGCTTGCGGCGAGCCCGATAACTTACTTATTGTATctgatgcgcatgtctccatcgctaatgctgtgaagagcgagttTTCAAATGTTACTCACGGTATTTGCTACTACCACTTGTTGAACAAGATGAAGGGTTACGGGCCCGGTGTTGCTGAGCTTTTCCGCCAGGCTGCATACGCCTACGAGCAATCAGATTACACGCGTGCAATGTCAGCCATGGCTGCTCTGAAGCCAAAGGCGTACGAGAAGTTGTTGCGCGTAGGCCCGgagaagtgggcacgatcacaaTGTCCTGTGTCCCGTTACAGTTTCCTTACATCCAATGCCGCCGAGAGTTTTAATGCACGTTTGCTGTGGGCCAGGCGTCTTCCAATCTGCTCGATGTTGGAGGCAGTCAGATTAGTTGTCGAGCAGTGGTTCAACGACAGGCTTGCGGCCGCACAAGAGAGCGATGAAAATCTGACTCCGGAGGCAAAACAGAAGCTCAGTGCAGAACTTGTAAAAAGTCGTCGTTACACAGCCAAGAGGACCACCGAGAGAAAATACAGGGTTCGTGCTAGTGGTCGCCATTATATGGTTGACCTTCAAAAGCAGAGCTGTGAATGCAACGAATTCAACGAGGACCAGATgccgtgttctcatgcgatTGCAGCCATTACGTATGTCATTTCTATTCATGACCATTATTATATAACAAAAAGTATAATCGTTTGTTTTGCAGTGAGGCGAACGAGTCAGTGGAGGATTACGTGCACTCTTACTACTGGAACAGTTCACTAGTTGACACATACTCTGGTGACGTTAACCACTTGCCTCCCATAGAGAATTGGAATATTCCTTTCCGAATTGCATCTCAGCTTGTTTTACCAAATCTCTCTCGGCGACAAGCTGGTCGTCCAAAGGAAACTCGAGTTCGATCCGCAGGTGAAAGGCCGACTCAAAACACATCAACAGCGGAGGCATCAACTAGTAGCAAGAAACGAGCACCCAAAACGTGTGGTCTCTGTGGCGGGTCTGGTCACACACGTCGATCGTGCAAGGGTACGGCCACCGATGCGTAGTCGTATTTATGACATTAAGTTCATTTAGAGTTCcctaatttatttttctgttttatttaaGTTCATTTAGAGTTCCCTAATTATTATGATATGTTGTCCTATAGTTTATTATATTATTctaattattatgatattatttcaatttcattgtTCTTTTCttctaaatattaaataattattattattacattagaaatagaaatgaattactatataattttgataaaaatatcataagttgaccggattgatggattaaatcaTAACGTTGTAATTTGAAGAAATTCGATAAATTAAGTTTGAGTTAAACAATTTATAATGAACTAGGAACTAAAATGATTAAAAAGCCGCCACAAAATGTGCCTACAAAATGTGTAGCCGTGGGTAGTTACATTAGAACGGCTAATCCACACGGCTACacttttgtggcggctaattgTTATATTTTGGTTTGTTTGACgttgataaatatattcaattGTAATATTTGACAAATTCAAACGATAAATCAGACTTACTTAACAATGATCACCATTTACATGTCACTACAATTAtgagttgaaattatgaatgagaATTTGGGAAAACGAACAACTTGTACTAATAAATTTAGAATATACCATTACAGAGTTTGAAATTATGTGATTATGCATCAAAAATGTCATTTAAGTTTGAAAAACTAATTAGCCGCCACTAATTAGTTTTTAAAGCTGTAGCCGTGGGTAATGAAGCTTGACACGGCTAAATCCTCACGGCTACACTTTTGTGGCGGCTAAGTAGTTTTTTCATCTAATCTTACAGTGTTATATGCATCACAAGTCGTCATGGCAGtaaatatagataaaatgaTACTAGAATGTAATGTAAAAATGTTGGTAAACAAAATAGTCATAAGGATGAAAATACACTATCAAAGGTCTCTGGGGGTCGTGCAGAACTCATAGATGGCACTGCCTATCTTGTGCCTATACTCCTGAACATGGTCATTGCCCCACGACAGACTCGGCGAGTCTGCGATCAAACGCTCTACAGTCATGCACGCGAAAACACCAGAGCTCCATCGGTCAGACTGTGCGAACTGCTCGGCAGGATCGGCATACTCGATCTGGAGCTGACGCCATTGGAGATTCTGATTCGGGTTCTCCACAATGTGTGTCCGCTCGAACCAAAGGGACACCTCAAGCACCCGGTAGAAAAGGCGGCCCAAAGGAGCAAGAGCGCGCAGCATGTCGTGGCGTGGCTGTGCCAGGATCCGATACAAGTTCGGATCAAAGACGCGGCATTTACCCGTGAGCATATCAATGCTACAGATAACGAAACGCTGAAGGACAAATACAGGAACAATGACCTGTACATGAAGAAATAATTGATCAACAATCATTATTGATCAACAATCAAAGTTATTTATGATGTAGGTGTAATTGTGTACCGCAATGGCATCCATCCAATCTCCCTGACTCGATGAGGTACCCCTGCCATACACTGAATACATACGGTTGGCGTGCGGCTGCCACCCCAACACCGGAGCCTCAGAGTTTATAAGACGCTGCTCTGAAGGAGAGCTAAACATACGGCGCGCATTCGCCATGAGCTCCTTGTATTCTCTATCCAAATAAGTCTGCAAAGAAGAAAaacattatttcaaataatattttattataaacgcAATAATATGTTAATGCTTACGAAGAATTCCGCATCCAATATGATATGCGTCCTGTGATCGATGTCCTGAAGCAGGTCTGTACCGGTCACCAGCCTATGCCTCAGCGTCATCATGTACGCATCTACATGCTGcacatactttaatgttaatatTAAGTAAACAATAATACTACATGTAACAAGTGCATCAAAAATATTAGATACCTCGGGCTCGAGCTCTTTAGTCCTGTTCATGAGAGTCACCCAAAACTGCCTCTTGATCGGGTGCCCACTCTCTGTCACCACCAACTTCCTGTAGTTCCCACCACGGAGACGCTCCGCCATACGAGTAAATCCCTGAATATACTCCTTGTCGACGGGTTTCGGCTCGTTGCTGTGGACGTATGGGGATCTCAGCGCAGCCGAAGGCTGCCGGTCACGGTAGCTTCGGCGCAGTTGCGCATCCTCTGGTGGTGGTGGACAAACATTGAGGGGAATGGCAGGTGTTGCCCCAGAAGCAGAAGCTCCCTATATTtacattaaaacaacacaagttAAACATATAAACAGTCCATAAATGACACGTAATTTCAATTAGAagttaaatttaaaacaaatactgaGCTTTTACCCCACTAAACTGCTGCCATAAACGCTCCATCTCTTCCTGAGAATATCCAGCCTCGGCCAGAATCGGCAGCGAAGAACGAGGCGGCTCGAATGGGTGTGCTGAGCTCGAGGGCTGCTCAGTGTACGAGTAGCGTGGCCCCAGATATGGGGTCAACTGTAGGCCAGCCCCAAAAGTCGTGGGCACACCAAAACCAGTATGCGGGCCCGGTGGGGTTTGATAATCATCACTGCCGGAGTGACCCGCGTCCCTAGCAGGCGCCTCGTGTGCAGGGGACCTCTGCTGTGATGGCGCATCCTCCGTCTCGGGCTCCGTCTCGGGCTCGGGCTCTCGTCGCCTGTCCGATTGAGGTCTTGGAGCAGGCATGGGCTGACGTACATCGGTGCTATGCGAGCATCGGCAACGCATACACCCAAAGGTCTCCTCTGCCCAATTCTTCAGCCTCGTGAATAGGCTCTCCTCCACACGCCTCGCCACCCGGCCCTCACTCTCGCGCACCATCTGCTCCATGCGCTGCCACTCCTGCTCGCTCAAACCAGAAGGTCCATGAGCAGCACTGCTCTCTCCCCCGTATCTGGGCCTCCTGTGACTCTGTGACCTCCGGCCGGAAGTCACGGGGCGATCGCCGCCGCCAGTCTGATCCCGTTGGCCACTGCTCGACGAGGACGAAACCACCTGTGGTCTTTGCCGCTTTCCCCGATCTTCGCGCCTCGAACTGCGACGTCGGGGTTCCACCTGAATAGATGCCTCAGAGCGGTCCCCACCACTCACATCCGGTCGAGGATT
It contains:
- the LOC130993932 gene encoding uncharacterized protein LOC130993932 — encoded protein: MKCGLATDDDVEALLATADYPMVYVEHYNGPIVEEAYIPTFNFAEPSGHVDEAQCSQYETPYYHHTSFHGAQSSPPRQYFTWDGQPLDESAWNQTERLNEVCGRLNDVRTDDEPEHEAEGSVASGDDDDSDDEEFDPALEVGTASDASEDLLDDDLIDFTETERVGWIRQSTTRDGDPTAETGDLTNWLVPLIPVDASASLVARESDPSRVDDLQKNSFYNSKDDLIIAVGLWNMKRGTETKVVRSDPGRVYFSCKHSDNCNFDLRASVHGRGMWRVHKLKEHSCEGDLRTAKKIKAHSKVVAAFVANRIRDDGEVIKPKSIMAELVRDFGIKIKYDVALRARNLGMDMIYGRVDDSFLLLPRYLYALKEANPGTLYDLDVDVDCRFKHLFVALWASISPFYFHLRPVIVVDGTHLKGKNSGILFVVVTKDGNEAVFPLAIGVGPIENDESWKASFQMLLTVFATTTC
- the LOC130993169 gene encoding uncharacterized protein LOC130993169, coding for MKGYGPGVAELFRQAAYAYEQSDYTRAMSAMAALKPKAYEKLLRVGPEKWARSQCPVSRYSFLTSNAAESFNARLLWARRLPICSMLEAVRLVVEQWFNDRLAAAQESDENLTPEAKQKLSAELVKSRRYTAKRTTERKYRVRASGRHYMVDLQKQSCECNEFNEDQMPCSHAIAAITEANESVEDYVHSYYWNSSLVDTYSGDVNHLPPIENWNIPFRIASQLVLPNLSRRQAGRPKETRVRSAGERPTQNTSTAEASTSSKKRAPKTCGLCGGSGHTRRSCKGTATDA